aaattaaaaatcacaaatccttcctttaaatttatttaaaattttaatttttataaaaggcGTTCttcttttttctccattttttttaaCCGAAAGTTTTTCACAAAGAGAGTTTTAAAAGACGTTTATAATACGTAAATTTCAGGtagtaaaaatataaaatgtcaaatatttatcTTTATTTGGCCATTAAAATATCATCTAATTAAGTTCTAGAAAGTAAATCCACCTTCTCATTATAAGTCCTTATTTCAATTGCCGTGTAGTTCCATCCATCATCCAAATAATTCAGAAAGataatatataataaactatATGATTGATAATTAATTCATTCATGGCTGCgggaaataatatataataagcTATATGATTCATAATCATTCTAACGTGTCTGCGGCAATTAATATTCCATTTGAAAGTATTAGTATACCCTCGTAAAAGCGTTGACCAGCAACATTTGATCtgtctatatataatatatatccaTATGCACAATACCATCAACATTCATACAGAACTAACAAAAACATTCATAAAGAACTAACAAAAGTGTGATAATGGCAGAAGGAAAAGGAAGAGTTTGTGTAACAGGAGGTACAGGTTTTGTTGGTTCATGGATTATCAAGAAACTCCTTGAAGATGGTTACAGCGTTAATACAACTGTTAGAGCTGATCCAGGTAAAATATTAATTTGTactatgtttttaatattaattttcattaaaaaagtAGATATGTAACTAAGATTATGTTATAAATTGCAGAGAAAAAGAGAGATCTTAGCTTTCTCACAGATCTTCCAGGAGCATCTGAAAAACTAAAATTTTTCAATGCTGATCTTGACGATCCAGAAAGTTTCAATGAAGCAATTGAAGGGTGTGTTGGAATATTCCACACAGCTGCTTCGGTTGATTTTGAAGAGAAAGAACCAGAAGAAGTAGTGACAAAAAGAAGCATTGCTGGAGCTTTAGGAATTCTAAAAGCATGCAAGAACTCCAAGACAGTGAAGAGAGTTGTTTACACTTCAAGTGCTTCTGCTGTTTATTgtcaagacaaagaaaaagaaaaagatgtaATGGACGAAAGTTATTGGAGTGATATAGACATTCTTAGAAATTATAAACCATTTGGTTGGGCTTATTCAGTTTCTAAGACACAAGCGGAGAAAGCTGTTCTTGAATATGGAGAACAAAATGGGTTGGATATTGTGACTATAATACCAACTATTGTTGTTGGACCCTTCATTTGTCCTAAGCTTCCTAGCTCTGTTTATGGTGTACTACCTTACTTATTCGGTAATACTGACAACAGTCCAATATCTCGTTTTCATATCGTGCATGTTGATGATGTTGCAAGAGCACATATATTCTTACTTGAACATCCTAATCCAAAAGGGAGATACAATTGTTCACCATTCCTTGCAACTGTTGAGGAAGTAGTTGACATCGTTTCTTCAAAGCATCCTGAATTTGAAATTCCAAAGTCcaagtgagtttttttttttttctatatcCTAAATTAATGtgatctttctttaattgttactaatattattattctatttattttcattttctataGATTGCTCGAGGGACCTAAAGGTTTGGAGCTTCCACATTTAACATCAAAGAAACTCACAGATGCTGGATTTGAGTTCAAGCATACTATTGAGGAAACATTTGAGGATGCGATTCAAAGTTGCAAGCAAAAGGGGTTTTTTTGAACCATCGTATTAACAATGCGTTTgatcataattaataaataatgtcaCTAGACATGGCTTCTTAATATTTGAGTTGTTTAGTATTTGAACACATATGTTTGTAAATTTATCATTCAAAAAAGTGATAAATTGATTTGGAGTGAGttgattatgtaaaattgattttgaataaaaGCGAGTTGAAGagaaagtgatttatgtttggataaatttatacaaaagtaattttaataataaatttcaaaataaaaaaattatgtttaaacTCAAACGTTAAAAAATACAAGTATCAATTCTAGAAAACATAATCAATTATATTAGAGAGAAATCAATCTTATCAAAATTAATCCTACTGATTAGGGctgttaaaaaaaatcaagaactgaaccgaaccgtcgcaccgaaccaaactgaagttaaaataaccGAACCATTATGTTTGATTAGTGAACTGAACCATTATGCACAAATAATTCTAGAACCGAACTGTAAATAAAACCGAACTGAACTGAAATTGAACCCGAACCAaaccaaaattgaaaatgaaaaatgtttaaaacaagttaaatgttttttttaaaaaaatagctcAATGGTTCGGTTCTTTGATAAATAGTTCGGTTTTGGAAAATTTGTCTTCTAACGGTTTGGTACTGATCGAGAATCTACTTTGGATctaaaaatttgaaattaaaccTATCAATGAGCAATGATTTGGCTTAAAATGTCTACAATCTTCCATTAATATACAACAATTCACTTTTGATTTTATGTCTGAAAGTCAAAATATTACATAGTAATATCGAGGTGGTGACTTTTTATTCACATTAAGTAGAAATgagattttttaaatttatgaatTATGGATTTTTTTTTACGCAAAAtaggtatatgatgtatgaaaaaGACACAAAAGGCACTGCTACAAAAAGCATATTTCGTAATAATTTCTTACCATAACCACATAACCAAGCGAAGTAATATATTTTCACTAGGCATCTtccatatttttttaaatcagaTATAACCACGGTTCAATGTACCAACGGTTGTTATATGTGAAAAATGACATGCTTCGAATACTAAGACCaacaattttatgttttttttgttagAAAAAATGTGTATTCCCTAAAAttctattttgaaataaaaattaaacttttttttcACCAAAGTACAGATTAACAACCATGGTGAAATATGCTACCTATAAAAGATAACATATATCATTTCAAACTAAGTGCGCTTAAAGGAAACTCTAACTTCTCGCGCTTTAATTCTATCTCTCAAAACTCAAACATAACTTATCCAACTAGTATGAATCAAGGGAAGGTGTCACGAATCATTGCCAAACGAAACATGTACCTCATTTCTTTGTCTTTATTTTCCACGAATCTTTTCAATGATCACTACAACATTTATTGCTTTTGGCAACACTTTTTTATGCAACATGTGTAAATTGTCGCCTAAAATAAGATGTGGCAACAATTTTTGTCTGTTGCCAAGATATTTCTCTCAATATCTTACAAATGTTCCCTAAAATACTTATGGGAATAATTTTCAAGCGTTCATATAATTTCTCTTCTGCAATAACTGATAAATGTCTCCTTAAATATTTGTGGGAACAATTTTAAATTGTTGCAGTATTTGCTAACAAAATGCTATATTTTTCAAATGTTGCATAcaaatttcaataaaagaattagacAACAATTTTCCTTCAAACATCATAACATTTTTTCAAATAAtaagtttatttaatttaatttaaataaaatattataagattAAGATGATAAGTTTTTTTTCTTCCGATCAAACAACATTTTATTTGCTATTTTtcagttttttaataaaaaatagtttatttAGTTAATACtataataattacataaataatacattaattagTATATTAGTTCTATTTAagaattttttcttcttcttactgTCTTGGTTCTTATTTGTATAGAAattaacttttgagaatttcCTAATTGTCACTTGAACCAACACTATTTATGACTTGTgtattttgtttttatatttttatgtagaAAATTATCactgaagaagatgaaaatgatgTAGAGGATTCATTATTTTTAGAGGAAAACATAAGTGAAGGATTTCAAGAGGACAATATTGCTGACAGATTCTAAGAGGACgggcttgatgatgatgaattcCAAGACAAACATGAATGAATTCATCTTTGTTAACACGATTTTTGTgatatattttatgtttaattatatttataaaatcaaTAGTTATAGTGTATATTTTATACAGATATTGGAAAAAAAAAGTCTTCTATATAGAACCTCCTTAATTTTTAATTTCGTTATtgtaatatatttacaaataaaaagtCATAGTGTATATagatattgtaaaaaaaaattcttctataTAGCACCTTTAATAAAGCATTGTCTTTAATTTTTAAGTTAGTTATTGAAATATATTTACAAAATGAAAAATAGCACCAAAAAAAAATCTCTATAGCAACATTTACAAAGCTGTTGCCTtaaatgtttaataattataaggaATGATTTGTGATTGTCCCTACATATTGCAACACTTATAACGCATTGCCTTAGATACTACACAAAAACGTCCCCTTTACCTTATAGTTTAAGCGACGCTTGTTAGTAGTGTGCTCAAAGAGGGAAAAGAGCGTAGCCTTAGACAATAGGCAACGGTCGTATAAGAGACACTTAAAAAATGTCCCCTACTCTTTTAGGCAacgcttttgatatttttggCAACAATTTTTAAGTGTTCCAAGAGGCTATAAATGTTGTATGAAAAGTATCTTCgtgaaacattttatgagttatgatgttgttgttcttCATAATATTTGTCTTGTTTTTGATGTTTTTCATGTTCAAAATATACGTAAAACATTTGTCTTTCTTCATCATAGGATTTATTGTTTTCTTGTTGTCAAGATGAGATGATagtttttataatgttttttttcgTTGAGATaactaaattgtttaaattattttttataaatattgttgTTTGTGTTATTGTAGATGTTTTTTATCAGGTATGTTGATGTTTTGGTTGAGGCGTAATCTTGTTTTGTTAAGGTAAGTTGCTGTATATGTTAATGTAAGTTATCgttttgttgataaatgttgttaTTTGTGTTGAAGTATGTTGATAAATAATGAAGTAAGTTAAACCATAATCTATCATATTTTGTTATTGTTTGTTGTTTGATAAATACAACTTTTCACCTAACGATGAAATATTTAAGATCAAGATTGTTGGGCAAACGTTCGTGCGAGAGTAGTATGAAAAGTTCTTTTTTCAGTCTTCCAAGTCTTTTTTATATAGGCATAGAAAGATCCGTTGAAAGGTGGAGATGGAATTCCATATTTCTTAGTTGTATTCTTGCATAATGGTCAGTGAGACTGGTGGACAAAATGGTACAATACTATTGTCCTTGCGCCACAAAATCAGTATAGTGGAATGAATATTTGATCTTGTACTATGTAATATTTTCTCACGTAAACCCTTTTTGATCTTATCTTTTAATCTTCAGAGGATTCAGAATGAATGTTATGTAGCATGTTTAGAAGGATCAAAAGCAAAGGAGAGTcttcagaaccttgtcttcagaatcttcagaacttgttctccAGAACCTTGTCTGTAGAGTCTTCATAACTTGGTTTTTAGAACTTGTGCCAAATGTTAGAGCTTGAAAAATATTCAGAATCTCCTTTATCAGAGTCAGAGTTAGAATCCATTTGATGAGCATTCTATAAGAATCATTGTCAAAGATTATTCCAGAACTTGACTTTTATTTGTAAAGTGCACTTTGTTGTCTCTTCAAAGTCGGAGTGTGTTGATTCCAAAAACTGATGATGTTACAACTATTCTATCAGAGTCAGAACCTGTTAGAAAAAACTACACATTAGACAAAAACCATTAGGGTACAAAATTGTTCTCTAAGAAACATTGtattgttatcataaaaacttaaggccagatgcagaaccaaatcttgttcatATAATCTCCcctttttttatgatgacaaaaccatgtattttgatgaacaatttttaattgatttaagcACATAAAACATATCAGGGTGAACTAGAAAACATCCCCTGAGTTTTATTctataaaaaattatctcatcTTTTTCAGAGGATCCCCCAAAGTTCAAGACTTATAAAAAAATTTcgatacaaaatattttaatcagcATGAAAGGAATACTTCCTTGATTAAGATACTTATCAACTTCTCAGAGTATGATAGGAATTCCCTGGTTTTTAATCTTAGAGCCTGACTATATTATCTTAGAGCCTGATTGGACATGTCTGGTTCTATATCTCATTCTATCTCATAGCCTGGCTTCCTATCAGAGCAAATGAGGTATTAGAGTCGGTTGATATCAGAGTTTAGTTGGATTTCCTTTTATCAAATTTTTGGTTAATGACTCGTGACCTTAAATACTATATAGAATTAACTAGTTATAAATATAACTCAGAGCACGATATATCTTCAGAAATTCCTGGCTAGAAAATTTCAGTGACCTTTATCAGAGTTCCTAACCAATCAAACATTTTTAGATCAAAGGCAAAAATATCAGGACATATGTATGGGATAAGCAACTGGAACATAGATATATTAAAATCATCTATACTTCTCCTCTTTTTCATCAATAAAAGAATCTcttaaagaaaagaatgaaacaaAACGAAATTTCATTGATGAATAAGATAAAGGTACATAAATGACGAAGACAAAATTCATAAACTAAAAAGGTAAAAAAGATTAGGTTGGGGGTGGAAATCTTGAAATAAACAGTTTTAGAATTCAAGTGATCTTTGACTTGGTTTCAGCTTGTTCCTTAAACATCTTATCCTATTTATCCAGGCGTGTTTTGACAATAGCGTTCTcttgcttgatctcatccagAGTCTTGATGAGAGCTTGAGGTAGAGCAGCATGATCAAAAATAATAGGCTTCTTAGTTCTAGAAGAAACTACTATCTCAGAGGCTGGCGCAGAAGCAGATTCATCAAGAGGAGGCTTTTGAGCAACATGACTAGAAAAAGAAGTTAAGCATATTGTTCAGGTTCAAGAGCAGGGAGAAACTTTAGATTGATCAACTCTAAAATTGGTTCCATGGCACCAGATAGTTTCAAATGGAATAACTTCTAAGCACAATCATGACAAATTTCTTTTAGCTGCCTTGACCTAGAATTCATCCAATTCCTAAAGTTACTTTAAACTACATCACTCTCGGCAGGATTTACACATTTTGTGCAAATTCTCTTCATAGAGCGCAGACGAGCCTTTGCTTTAGATTCAAATTTCAATAATAATTCATCCAAGGTTGGTTTGGTTGGAATGATATTGGTTTTATAGAAGGTTGGGTCAGAAATAATGATTTGGATATTACAGGAATTTATCATAGTTGCATCGTCAGCCATACTCATGATAAAATCAGGTTGGGTGATGTCAGCATCTGCCATAATTTCATCTTCAGAATCAGATGAAATAGGAAAAGAGGAGATGGTCTTAGAAAAAGTGTCACAATCGGGGGTGATGATATAGTTTGGTTCAATGATTTGATTTGTTGGTGGAATGGGTTCATGTAgagttgtcaaaatgggctagcccatatgggccggcctGCCAGGCCCGAAAAATCGTAGGGCTttggccttaaaattagagcccatatttttcaagGCCTTTTTAGTCCAGCCCTaaaaagcccgctacccattagggctagcccatatggaccatgggtagcccattaggcccgcataattataaatttttaaaaaaatatatattatttatattatcttactccaaaatagcatattgatttttctcacttcactaaattttatccctattctattcaatctttcacttttaaatattatacattaatataatcaacattttttcatcttattatattatttttctcttataataaatattcaagtattattttatacaatttagagatatattgtatttagaaacacattatagtatttataagagataatatagtacttaaaaatgtattatgtttaaaataacataatttttaattttatttataataaatattatggaccttttattttaattttttgaataaaaaaactcatttagggccgggtagcccgaagcccatctagggtcGGGCTtgggtagtaaatctcgagcccatattacacaGGGCCTTTTTGGCCCAATGCTAAAAAGCCCAGGGTCCACCAGggccggcccgtttagggccaggtagcccattttgacagctctaggttCATGTGGCTGTTATTCTTGAGTTGGAATATCTTCTAGCAGGATTTGGGCTAACACAATTTGAGGTATTATTTTGGAGTTTGTTCTAGAACGGTTGTTGTTGAAGGTCAGGGAGTTGGTGGTAGAGTTACTGATGGTTAAAATTAAGAATCAGAGAGAGATGTTTGGACAATGGTGGGATGAATATTGGTCATAAAACCAAAAGTGCTGTGATGAGGTGGTTGGATGAAAAGGAAGTTTAAGGTGGTGTTGATGAACTATTATTAAGATTTTTATCAGAAAACAAAGATGTCTCTGCAGAAGAAGACTTaccaaaagattgatttgaggcAGCTTGAATCTGAGCAGGAGATGCTTCAGCTTTCTCAGTGCCCTCATAAACTTCAATCACAACTTCCGGAATTACTTCTAGAGGCCTTCTAGGAGACGCACGCGTCTTAGCCTTCTTGGCTAACGCCTTTAACCGATTCAGAGATTCACAAGCTTGTTCCCCATAAGAATATTAGAAACGAGTCTTCCCATGGGAATCCACTTTCTGTGTTTGGAACCAATATCTCAGGTGTCTTTAATAATGTCTcctaaatacttgaataaaattgCTGGCAGATTCAGCTTGATTCTAGAAGCTATGAAGAACAACATGTATATCTGACTAGTATTGACATAATCATAAGAACTGGTGGAAGGACGATGATGAATGCAACCCAGAATAATTCTAAACCAAATCCTAAAATTTTTGTGAATATTCTTAGCATGTCTTCAATATTTACCATCTTGAAGTATTGCAACAGCCATTTCATCCA
The Vicia villosa cultivar HV-30 ecotype Madison, WI linkage group LG6, Vvil1.0, whole genome shotgun sequence genome window above contains:
- the LOC131609518 gene encoding vestitone reductase-like isoform X1, with product MAEGKGRVCVTGGTGFVGSWIIKKLLEDGYSVNTTVRADPEKKRDLSFLTDLPGASEKLKFFNADLDDPESFNEAIEGCVGIFHTAASVDFEEKEPEEVVTKRSIAGALGILKACKNSKTVKRVVYTSSASAVYCQDKEKEKDVMDESYWSDIDILRNYKPFGWAYSVSKTQAEKAVLEYGEQNGLDIVTIIPTIVVGPFICPKLPSSVYGVLPYLFGNTDNSPISRFHIVHVDDVARAHIFLLEHPNPKGRYNCSPFLATVEEVVDIVSSKHPEFEIPKSKLLEGPKGLELPHLTSKKLTDAGFEFKHTIEETFEDAIQSCKQKGFF